The DNA segment AAGGTCGTTGATATCTTTGATTTTTCGGGAAGTTGGATAGAAGACGTTATAGATATTGTTGGTAATAATAAAGATATTGTATTAGTTGCTAATAAGCTTGATTTATTACCAAAATCTGTTAAACAAAACAAAATTAAGCAATGGTTGTTTAAAATGTTGAAGGCAAAAGGTATCAAAGTTAAAGATATCTTATTAATAAGTGCTATTAAAAATCATGGAATTGAGGAAGTAGCAGCGCGTATTGATGAATTACGTAATGGAAAAGACGTCTATATTATTGGCGCAACTAATGTTGGTAAGTCTACTTTTATTAACAAATTAATAGAGCTTACTACAGGAGATAAGAACGTCATTACGACTTCTCATTTTCCAGGAACAACTTTAGGAATGATTGAGATTCCTTTAGACAGAGCAACAAGCATTTATGATACGCCGGGTATAATCTTAGATTATGATATTGCCCATTATTTAGATGCCAAAAGTTTGAAATTAGTTATGCCGAAAAAAGAAATTAAGGCACGTGTATTTCAGCTTAATGCTGAACAAAGTTTATTCTTTGGTGGTATGGCGAGGGTTGATTTTGTAAAAGGTGAACGTCAAAGCTTTACTCTATATGCATCTAATTTAGTTGATATTCATAGAACAAAACTAAGTAATGCAGATGCGCTTTTTGAAAAACATTTAGGAACATTGTTGAAACCACCATTCGAAGATAATATATCTATTTTTAAAAACCAAGTTAAGAAAAATTTCAAGATTGATGATAGGAAGATAGATATTGTTATTTCTGGACTTGGCTGGATAACTGTTAACAGTGATAGTGGTTGTGAAATAGATATTTATGTTCCGGAAGAAATCGAAGTGTTTGTGAGAGAATCGATTATATAAAAAATAATAATTAAAGAAAAGAGGACAAGATGTTAAAAGGAAAACAAAAAAGACAATTAAGAGCGTTGGCACATCATTTAACACCTATTTTTCAAGTGGGAAAATCAGGGGTTAACAGTGAGATGGTTCAAGGTATTCGAGATGCATTGGAAAAACGTGAATTGTTAAAAGTAAGTATCCTTCAAAATTGTGAAGAAGATAAAGACGAAGTTGCAAAAATTTTGTCAGAACGCACTTCATCAGAACTAGTTCAAGTAATTGGGCATACTATTGTATTGTATAAGCAAAGCTCAAAAGAAAAATATCGCAAAATAGAGTTGGTGAAATAATATGGCAATAGCCCTATATGGAGGAAGCTTTGATCCAATTCATATTGGTCATTTGATTACAGCGCAAAATGTTATAGAAAACTACGATGTAGAAAAAGTAATTTTTATT comes from the Gemella morbillorum genome and includes:
- the yqeH gene encoding ribosome biogenesis GTPase YqeH gives rise to the protein MDNKIYCIGCGAEIQSENPNKQGYLPKSVVEKSVEENNLVCKRCFRLKNYNEVSDVELGAEDFYKLIKTLSKKDGLIVKVVDIFDFSGSWIEDVIDIVGNNKDIVLVANKLDLLPKSVKQNKIKQWLFKMLKAKGIKVKDILLISAIKNHGIEEVAARIDELRNGKDVYIIGATNVGKSTFINKLIELTTGDKNVITTSHFPGTTLGMIEIPLDRATSIYDTPGIILDYDIAHYLDAKSLKLVMPKKEIKARVFQLNAEQSLFFGGMARVDFVKGERQSFTLYASNLVDIHRTKLSNADALFEKHLGTLLKPPFEDNISIFKNQVKKNFKIDDRKIDIVISGLGWITVNSDSGCEIDIYVPEEIEVFVRESII
- the yhbY gene encoding ribosome assembly RNA-binding protein YhbY, yielding MLKGKQKRQLRALAHHLTPIFQVGKSGVNSEMVQGIRDALEKRELLKVSILQNCEEDKDEVAKILSERTSSELVQVIGHTIVLYKQSSKEKYRKIELVK